A window of Drosophila nasuta strain 15112-1781.00 unplaced genomic scaffold, ASM2355853v1 ctg14_pilon, whole genome shotgun sequence contains these coding sequences:
- the LOC132797591 gene encoding uncharacterized protein LOC132797591: MKPKEKFRYIIEMGGGGEPRNISVNIHGANAGNICIDCQNQIQVDAGLDGDDDVGISDLQQYLGESKSQFPPFFYLPSQEKQNPIVLSSPSDSISAAPINSASVLPITFLSDPQMDSPLFPDLENVDDESLSDVSPGEFTRYFSIFRRPLNPTT, encoded by the exons ATGAAACCCAAGGAAAAGTTCAGATATATAATCGAAATGGGGGGTGGAGGAGAACCTAGAAATATATCAGTAAATATTCACGGTGCAAACGCTggaaatatttgtattgatTGCCAGAATCAAATACAAGTAGATGCAGGTTTGGATGGTGACGATGATGTCGGCATTTCGGATTTACAACAATACCTTGGCGAATCGAAATCTCAATTTCCGCCATTCTTTTATTTACCATCACAAGAGAAGCAGAACCCAATCG TGCTCTCATCACCATCTGACTCTATCTCTGCGGCACCGATAAATTCAGCTAGTGTCCTACCTATAACATTCTTATCTGATCCCCAGATGGACTCTCCCTTGTTTCCAGATCTTGAAAATGTGGATGATGAATCTTTATCAGACGTATCTCCGGGGGAATTCACCCGCTACTTTTCGATTTTCCGGAGGCCCTTGAATCCGACGACATAG
- the LOC132797538 gene encoding uncharacterized protein LOC132797538 isoform X3 encodes MLIGLVRDSVMQCFCHTCRAPGILPVATEIRCQEKSRGGLSYEVILAEPAPNVPVPKRPVTPGKNVSVEEIEQKLKAAEERRISLEARKMAEISIKLAKVEEATRKKDEITNEFITQTKEQLETKMEHHVEKREAIISDMKEKLKIHAQEIEKTRETLEQQKAYEQKAIEEKLKTAQALRDENIKKMLDRLKEHNTIKIAEIKSQNNQLENQKLEEKARIIENKLYAAEQNREKELLKKIEKVQKLERRAEVVRQNKAQTQDIDGLQNLIASSG; translated from the exons CCACTGAGATCCGATGCCAGGAGAAGTCTCGTGGTGGTCTTAGCTATGAGGTCATCTTGGCCGAACCAGCACCCAATGTGCCAGTGCCCAAGCGTCCTGTTACTCCTGGAAAAAACGTAAGCGTCGAGGAGATAGAGCAAAAGTTGAAAGCAGCCGAAGAGCGTCGCATT TCTTTAGAAGCCAGGAAGATGGCAGAGATTTCTATCAAACTTGCAAAAGTTGAGGAAGCTACGCGCAAGAAAGATGAAATAACTAACGAGTTTATTACTCAGACCAAGGAGCAACTGGAGACTAAAATGGAACATCATGTAGAGAAACGCGAAGCCATTATCAGTGATATGAAGGAAAAGCTAAAG ATTCATGCCCAGGAAATAGAAAAGACGCGAGAGACTTTGGAACAGCAAAAAGCCTATGAGCAGAAGGCTATTGAAGAGAAATTGAAGACCGCTCAAGCCTTACGCGAtgagaatataaaaaagatgTTAGATCGTCTCAAGGAGCAT AATACAATCAAAATTGCTGAAATCAAATCGCAAAACAATCAATTGGAAAATCAAAAGCTTGAGGAGAAGGCGCgtattattgaaaacaaattgtacGCCGCAGAGCAGAATCGCGAGAAGGAATTGctcaaaaaaattgaaaaagttcaAAAGCTT GAACGTCGCGCAGAAGTAGTGCGTCAGAACAAGGCTCAAACCCAGGATATTGATGGGCTGCAGAATCTTATTGCCTCATCTGGCTAG
- the LOC132797537 gene encoding telomerase Cajal body protein 1 homolog, with amino-acid sequence MEISVDLSATMSVDDINLEQETSLLNHNVSFNTSIENTLASTAIAGESMSNLSFSLSEAERHRLRQIEDKNCETVNRNTHCVLNDLSVNLEDKRPINASLSCMEISVVMEEASSTLGRESERIINIEDTLDEIPVDNRETRDSVPGRSSNEQTCSNTVPMAKQLVELGRRHWSSTIEAQRYTKGCYWSPDGTCLLIPVHTDGMHVVEMPLDLYNSKCVTPERDLSKLQSAVHVPEGGAVYDCTWYPLMSSQDASTCLWIATRQHEPIHMWDAFDGSLRCSYSGYDKVDEVIAAISLSFSHDGQKIYAGYKHCIKIFDTSRPGRICDEYAVKFAVSCIAQTSEHPHALTCGNWKGYIQHFDLRCPPNEGPMFTLGGHSAGITQLSYADNAGNWQLYSGARKCPRLLEWDMRNYKAPLREFQRIVNTNQRIQFDLSIDHSWLASGDTNGAMNIWNLKSNHNTQSAKVPVHGDCCNGIGFHPILPILASTSGQYHFVTGDNHEILMDSMDTNTHQRIEEEKLVIEYENSVVLLWFGDTLL; translated from the exons ATGGAGATCT CCGTTGACTTGAGTGCTACCATGTCAGTTGATGACATAAACTTGGAACAGGAGACTTCTTTATTAAATCACAATGTGAGTTTTAACACCAGTATAGAAAACACATTGGCATCGACTGCGATAGCCGGCGAATCGATGTCCAATCTCAGCTTCAGTCTAAGCGAAGCTGAGCGTCATAGGCTAAGACAGATTGAAGATAAGAATTGTGAGACTGTCAATCGCAACACGCACTGTGTCCTCAACGATTTGTCGGTGAATCTGGAGGACAAGCGGCCCATAAACGCTAGCTTAAGCTGTATGGAAATAAGCGTTGTTATGGAGGAAGCGTCTAGTACACTAGGAAGAGAAAGCGAGCGCATCATAAATATTGAAGACACACTGGATGAGATTCCCGTCGACAACAGAGAGACAAGAGATTCCGTCCCGGGTCGGTCAAGTAATGAACAAACTTGCAGTAACACAGTACCAATGGCAAAGCAACTTGTTGAACTAGGACGTCGCCACTGGTCATCAACAATTGAAGCTCAGAGATACACGAAAGGCTGCTACTGGTCGCCGGACGGCACGTGCTTGCTAATACCAGTTCACACGGATGGCATGCATGTAGTTGAAATGCCCTTGGATTTATACAATTCCAAGTGCGTGACTCCGGAGAGAGATCTTTCCAAACTACAATCAGCAGTACATGTTCCTGAAGGAGGTGCCGTCTACGATTGCACTTGGTATCCACTAATGAGCAGCCAAGATGCAAGCACTTGTTT ATGGATAGCTACTCGCCAGCACGAGCCAATTCACATGTGGGACGCGTTTGATGGGAGTTTGCGATGTAGTTACAGTGGCTACGACAAAGTAGACGAAGTAATAGCAGCCATTTCGCTTTCTTTCTCGCATGATGGGCAGAAGATCTATGCAGGTTACAAACACTGTATTAAGATTTTCGATACGAGTCGGCCTGGTCGCATCTGTGATGAGTACGCCGTCAAATTCGCAGTTTCTTGCATAGCCCAGACTTCGGAGCACCCTCACGCACTTACCTGCGGCAACTGGAAGGGCTATATACAACACTTTGATCTACGTTGTCCGCCAAATGAAGGTCCAATGTTTACTCTGGGCGGCCATTCGGCTGGGATTACGCAGTTGAGCTATGCAGATAATGCAGGCAATTGGCAGTTGTATAGCGGTGCACGAAAGTGCCCAAGGCTACTAGAGTGGGATATGCGTAATTACAAAGCACCGCTTCGTGAATTTCAACGTATAGTAAACACCAACCAGCGCATTCAATTTGACCTAAGCATAGATCATTCATGGCTAGCTAGTGGAGACACAAACGGTGCCATGAATATATGGAACTTGAAATCCAACCATAATACCCAGTCTGCTAAAGTACCAGTGCATGGTGACTGCTGTAATGGCATTGGCTTCCATCCGATATTGCCAATATTAGCTAGCACATCGGGTCAATATCACTTCGTCACTGGCGACAATCATGAGATTTTAATGGACTCTATGGATACAAACACTCATCAGAGAATTGAAGAGGAAAAGCTTGTAATTGAGTATGAGAACTCTGTTGTGTTGCTCTGGTTTGGCGACACTTTACTATga